Sequence from the Thermomonas sp. HDW16 genome:
TCGCCAAGTACATGCTGGACAACGGCATGATTCCGGGCATCAAGGTCGACAAGGGCACGCACGCGCTGGCCGGCTTCCCCGGTGAAGTCGTGACCGAGGGCCTGGACGGCCTGCGCGAGCGCCTGGCCGAGTACTACAAGCTCGGCGCCCGCTTCGCCAAGTGGCGTGCGGTGATCAATATCGGCGAGGACATCCCGTCCGGCACCTGCATCGAGGCCAACAGCCATGCGCTGGCGCGCTATGCGGCGCTGTGCCAGGAGCAGGGCCTGGTGCCGATGGTGGAGCCGGAGGTCATCATGGACGGCGACCACGACATCGAGACCTGCTACGAAGTCACCGAAGTCGTGCTGCGTTCGCTGTTCGACGCGCTGTACAACCAGAACGTGATGCTGGAAGGCACCATCCTGAAGGCCTCGATGGTCGTTCCCGGCAAGGATTGCGAGGAACAGGCCAGCGTCGAGGAAGTGGCCGAAGCCACCCTGATGTGCCTGAAGTCCGCGGTGCCGGCGATCCTGCCGGGCATCGTGTTCCTGTCCGGCGGCCAGAGCGATGAAGCGGCCACCGCGCACCTCGATGCGATGAATCGGATGGGCCCGAACCCGTGGCCGCTGAGCTTCAGCTACGGCCGCGCGATGCAGCAGGCCGCGCTCAAGTCATGGTCGCAGGACATGGTCGGCAATTACGCCAAGGCGCAGCAGACCGTGTTCGAGCGCGCCAAGGCCAATGGCCTGGCGGCGCTGGGGCAGTGGGAAGGGTAAGCGTGACGGTACATTGATCGAACGAAACGCCGGCATTGGGCCGGCGTTTCGCGTTTGGACGGCAGGCGCAGTCCGTCGGGCGTAAGCTGCCGGCATGATCATCCTGCCGCCGCCACCCAGTCAGCGTCGCAAGCCGGATCGCCAGCAGGTGCAGGAAGCCGCGGCGGGTGCCGGCCTGATCCTGCCGGACGTGGCGGTGCTGGCCTTGCAACAGGGCCGCGTGATCGAGGCGATCAAGCTGATTCGTGGTGCCAATCCCGGGTTGGACTTGACGCGCGCAAAACAGGTGATGCAGCGGATGCAGGCGCAGGCACATTCCGCTGTCGCTGAGGCGGGGGTGCGTTCCATCGGCGGCAGCAAGCCGTCGTTGCAATTGCACTCGCGTCGGCCACCGACGGTGGCGATGGGCGATCCGCCTGGCCAGCTGCGCTGGCTGTTGCTGGTGGTGGCGCTGCTTGTGGCAGCGGTGTGGATCGGCTTCGGCGGCGCGATCTGATCGATGGCG
This genomic interval carries:
- a CDS encoding class I fructose-bisphosphate aldolase translates to MSIEQLAETARAMVAPGKGIIAIDESGATCAKRFAGVGIENTEENRRAYRELLLTAPNANQYLSGAILFDETIRQSTKSGIPFAKYMLDNGMIPGIKVDKGTHALAGFPGEVVTEGLDGLRERLAEYYKLGARFAKWRAVINIGEDIPSGTCIEANSHALARYAALCQEQGLVPMVEPEVIMDGDHDIETCYEVTEVVLRSLFDALYNQNVMLEGTILKASMVVPGKDCEEQASVEEVAEATLMCLKSAVPAILPGIVFLSGGQSDEAATAHLDAMNRMGPNPWPLSFSYGRAMQQAALKSWSQDMVGNYAKAQQTVFERAKANGLAALGQWEG